From a region of the Gossypium raimondii isolate GPD5lz chromosome 10, ASM2569854v1, whole genome shotgun sequence genome:
- the LOC105777876 gene encoding serine/threonine-protein kinase AtPK2/AtPK19, whose product MVSSQLSGLTKGRTCKPFDARLLFTASPLEAVLTDQVEVDFSDVFGPLPVQVSIEDSGGEPENTVSAADVTEIVYDDPAIVYSRSHSLLGPSSRVSQSLKLSKLSFCEVGDSVDLVESIKEESISEVEELSVGDDGDDKKSLKDVNGDHMKVISIGIEDFEVLKVVGQGAFGKVYQVRKKGTPEIYAMKVMRKDKIMEKNHAEYMKAERDILTKVDHPFIVQLRYSFQTKYRLYLILDFINGGHLFFQLHHHGLFREDLARVYAAEIVSAVSHLHANGVMHRDLKPENILLDGDGHVILTDFGLAKQFDENTRSNSLCGTVEYMAPEIITGKGHDKAADWWSVGILLFEMLTGKPPFTGGSRDKIQQKIVKERMKLPKFLSSEAHSLLKGLLHKDACKRLGNGPGGSEEIKRCKWFKSINWRKLEAREIQPSFRPEIAGKHCIANFDKRWTDMPLTFSPASSPKTNANPFTDFNYIRPAATLLSE is encoded by the exons ATGGTCTCCTCACAGTTATCTGGTTTGACCAAGGGTCGTACATGTAAACCATTTGATGCTCGGTTACTATTTACTGCAAGCCCACTGGAAGCTGTTTTAACTGACCAGGTTGAAGTAGATTTTTCTGATGTGTTTGGCCCCCTGCCAGTTCAGGTTTCAATAGAAGACAGTGGTGGTGAACCAGAGAATACTGTTTCAGCTGCGGATGTGACTGAGATTGTTTATGATGATCCAGCTATTGTTTACAGCCGATCGCATTCTTTGCTCGGCCCTTCTTCACGTGTCAGTCAATCCTTGAAGCTAAGCAAACTCAGTTTTTGCGAGGTAGGCGATTCAGTGGATCTAGTAGAAAGTATTAAGGAAGAAAGTATCAGTGAAGTTGAGGAGCTCTCTGTTGgagatgatggtgatgataagAAGTCCCTTAAAGATGTTAATGGAGATCACATGAAGGTCATCAGCATAGGCATTGAGGATTTTGAGGTTTTGAAGGTGGTTGGGCAAGGTGCATTCGGAAAAGTATATCAGGTAAGGAAAAAGGGCACACCAGAAATTTATGCAATGAAGGTTATGCGGAAAGACAAGATAATGGAGAAGAATCACGCAGAGTACATGAAAGCTGAGAGGGATATTTTAACAAAAGTTGATCACCCTTTCATTGTCCAGCTCAGATATTCATTTCAA ACCAAGTATAGGCTGTACCTAATTCTGGATTTCATTAATGGCGGGCACCTCTTCTTTCAGCTTCACCATCATGGTCTTTTCAG AGAGGATCTGGCTCGTGTCTACGCTGCTGAGATTGTTTCTGCGGTTTCACACCTTCATGCAAATGGCGTAATGCATAGGGATCTTAAACCTGAAAATATTCTTTTGGATGGTGATGGCCAT gtaATATTGACAGATTTTGGCCTGGCCAAGCAATTTGACGAAAATACAAGATCAAATTCATTATGTGGAACAGTGGAATACATGGCACCAGAAATAATTACGGGGAAGGGCCATGATAAGGCTGCAGACTGGTGGAGTgttggtattttattatttgaaatgcTTACTGGAAAG CCTCCTTTTACTGGTGGAAGCAGAGACAAAATTCAGCAAAAGATTGTTAAGGAGAGGATGAAGCTGCCCAAATTCCTTTCTAGTGAAGCACATTCTCTGTTGAAAGGG CTGCTGCATAAAGATGCTTGTAAGCGCCTTGGAAATGGACCTGGTGGAAGCGAGGAAATAAAGCGATGCAAATGGTTCAAGTCAATCAACTGGAGGAAACTAGAGGCAAGGGAAATTCAACCCAGTTTCCGTCCCGAAATTGCTGGGAAGCATTGCATTGCCAACTTTGACAAACGATGGACTGACATGCCGTTGACGTTTTCTCCAGCGTCTAGCCCAAAGACCAATGCAAACCCTTTCACAGATTTCAATTACATAAGGCCAGCTGCAACCCTTCTGTCAGAGTAG
- the LOC105777279 gene encoding uncharacterized protein LOC105777279, whose protein sequence is MATPEIHVSARKPLQPKNTAAADVNFVVVMKEGSKTKQVKSKPKQEHRLDDVSNKENLNHHHHPVTVYATPTNKKKVEAALDLDSSLAEELSAMRKRLERLRLDKEKTEKMLKEREAVLDSQLKEMEDRGQFQKQLEIEVDRLFRLKELKSYCMRISPIKSLRERQQGGRKNNEVQSLDIKAAAEWEAESMDENTLQSPTPSDSSEFVEENNND, encoded by the exons ATGGCGACGCCTGAGATTCATGTCAGCGCACGTAAACCTCTCCAGCCAAAGAATACAGCTGCCGCCGATGTCAATTTCGTGGTGGTGATGAAGGAAGGCTCAAAGACTAAGCAAGTCAAGTCAAAGCCCAAGCAAGAGCACCGCCTGGACGATGTTTCAAACAAGGAGAACCTGAACCACCATCATCATCCCGTGACCGTTTACGCTACACCCACGAATAAGAAGAAGGTGGAGGCGGCGTTGGATTTAGATTCGTCGTTGGCGGAGGAGCTCAGCGCCATGAGGAAGAGACTGGAGCGGTTGAGGTTGGATAAGGAGAAGACGGAGAAGATGTTGAAAGAGAGGGAAGCTGTCTTGGATTCACAACTGAAGGAGATGGAGGACAGAGGTCAATTTCAGAAACAGCTCGAAATCGAGGTTGATAGATTGTTCAGATTAAAGGAGCTCAAATCTTATTGCATG AGGATATCTCCAATAAAGTCACTGAGGGAGAGACAACAGGGTGGCAGGAAGAACAATGAAGTGCAATCACTG GATATAAAAGCTGCTGCAGAATGGGAGGCAGAATCCATGGATGAAAACACATTGCAGAGCCCAACTCCATCAGATTCATCTGAGTTTGTTGAAGAGAATAATAATGATTAA
- the LOC105777278 gene encoding transcription elongation factor TFIIS: MERELVDLFEAAKKAADLAAASDAVSEVSRCVDALKQLRAFPVSYDILVSTQVGKRLRPLTKHPREKIQTVASDLLELWKKVVIEETTKSKKNGTSSAIKSEKLPKPSAVKSEKLSNTENVKAEKVSKDNSVKSVKVEKREANGDVAMAKKTDRGEMGKVEKICKDDRQSPNVKKSSQPPAGPPKLTSMVKCNDPVRDKFREILVEALSKVPNEVDGGMLDQVNACDPIRVAVSVESVMFEKMGKSNGAQKFKYRSIMFNIKDPNNPDLRRKVLLGEVKPEGLITMTPEEMASEQRQREINEIKEKALFDCERGVAPKATTDQFKCGRCGQRKTTYYQMQTRSADEPMTTYVTCVNCNNHWKFC; the protein is encoded by the exons ATGGAGAGGGAGCTGGTGGATTTGTTCGAAGCTGCCAAGAAAGCGGCTGATTTAGCCGCTGCCTCCGACGCCGTTTCCGAGGTTTCCCGATGCGTCGATGCCTTGAAGCAGCTCAGGGCTTTTCCTGTCTCTTACGATATTCTTGTTTCTactcag GTTGGGAAAAGGCTTCGACCTCTCACTAAGCATCCCAGGGAGAAGATTCAAACTGTGGCTTCTGACTTGCTTGAACTGTGGAAAAAGGTTGTTATCGAGGAGACTACCAAGAGTAAGAAAAATGGCACCAGTAGTGCCATTAAGTCGGAGAAACTTCCAAAGCCAAGTGCCGTGAAGTCTGAAAAGCTCTCCAATACAGAAAATGTAAAGGCTGAGAAAGTATCTAAAGATAATTCAGTAAAATCTGTCAAAGTTGAGAAGAGGGAAGCAAATGGAGATGTTGCAATGGCCAAGAAGACAGATCGGGGAGAGATGGGTAAGGTTGAAAAGATTTGTAAGGATGACAGACAATCACCGAATGTAAAGAAATCATCGCAACCACCTGCTGGTCCACCAAAGCTGACATCAATGGTCAAATGTAACGATCCTGTGCGTGACAAATTTAGGGAGATTCTTGTAGAGGCCTTGTCTAAAGTCCCGAATGAGGTTGATGGGGGCATGCTTGATCAAGTGAATGCTTGCGATCCCATCAGAGTTGCTGTGTCTGTAGAATCTGTGATGTTTGAGAAGATGGGTAAATCAAATGGGGCTCAGAAATTTAAGTACAGATCTATAATGTTCAACATTAAGGATCCAAACAACCCAGATTTAAGGAGAAAGGTTCTTCTCGGAGAAGTGAAACCAGAAGGGCTTATTACAATGACCCCAGAGGAAATGGCAAGTGAACAAAGGCAAcgtgaaattaatgaaattaaagaaaaagctTTATTTGATTGCGAGCGAGGTGTTGCGCCAAAGGCCACGACAGATCAATTTAAGTGCGGTCGTTGTGGTCAACGCAAGACCACTTACTATCAAATGCAGACAAGGAGTGCAGATGAACCTATGACAACCTATGTTACGTGTGTCAACTGCAACAACCATTGGAAATTCTGTTAG